One segment of bacterium DNA contains the following:
- a CDS encoding isocitrate/isopropylmalate family dehydrogenase, with amino-acid sequence MDPASTVYAIALMEGDGIGPEITAAALPVLEAAAEDAGARLEWRRLDAGTRAFARTGGSVPPDVLEACRAARAMLKGPAGLPGVRHADGTEAGTVAGPLRKAFTLFANVRPVRRVPGVPAIAPEGTDYVIVRENTEGAYATRGGGEVTAEAAEDRIRISREGTERVARLAFELARRRAAARTASPAGGGARVTCCDKANVLRSFAFFRRVAGEIAELYPDVEFDAVYADAAAAAIVDRSRRFDVLLAENLIGDIVSDVAAATIGGLGFCPAANLGARHGLFEPVHGSAPDIAGTDRANPASMILAGAMMLEWLGLPVAAARIRSAVDRTAAGGSLGLRPGGTVASTRAAGRAVLEALA; translated from the coding sequence GTGGATCCCGCATCCACCGTCTACGCGATCGCCCTCATGGAAGGCGACGGCATCGGCCCCGAGATCACGGCGGCGGCGCTCCCCGTGCTCGAGGCGGCGGCCGAGGACGCCGGCGCGCGGCTCGAGTGGCGGCGGCTCGACGCCGGCACGCGGGCGTTTGCGCGCACGGGCGGCAGCGTCCCGCCCGACGTCCTCGAAGCCTGCCGCGCGGCGCGCGCGATGCTGAAGGGCCCCGCCGGCCTGCCGGGCGTACGGCACGCCGACGGCACGGAGGCCGGCACCGTCGCCGGGCCGCTCCGCAAAGCCTTCACGCTGTTCGCGAACGTCCGGCCCGTACGCCGCGTCCCGGGCGTTCCCGCGATCGCGCCGGAGGGCACCGACTACGTAATCGTCCGCGAGAACACGGAGGGGGCGTACGCCACCCGCGGCGGCGGCGAGGTCACCGCCGAGGCGGCCGAGGACCGCATCCGGATCAGCCGCGAAGGCACGGAGCGCGTGGCGCGCCTCGCCTTCGAGCTCGCGCGCCGGCGCGCCGCGGCGCGGACGGCATCCCCGGCCGGCGGCGGGGCGCGCGTCACCTGCTGCGACAAGGCCAACGTGCTGCGGTCGTTCGCCTTCTTTCGCCGCGTCGCGGGCGAGATCGCGGAGCTGTATCCGGACGTCGAGTTCGACGCGGTGTACGCGGACGCCGCCGCGGCGGCGATCGTCGACCGGTCGCGGCGCTTCGATGTGCTGCTCGCGGAAAACCTCATCGGCGACATCGTGAGCGATGTCGCGGCCGCGACGATCGGCGGCCTCGGCTTCTGTCCCGCCGCCAACTTGGGCGCGCGCCACGGGTTGTTCGAACCCGTCCACGGCTCGGCGCCGGACATCGCCGGCACGGACCGCGCGAACCCGGCGTCGATGATCCTCGCCGGCGCGATGATGCTCGAGTGGCTCGGCCTGCCCGTCGCGGCGGCGCGGATCCGGTCCGCCGTCGACCGGACGGCGGCCGGCGGCTCGCTGGGCCTGCGGCCGGGCGGCACCGTCGCCTCGACGCGCGCCGCGGGCCGCGCCGTGCTGGAAGCGCTGGCCTGA
- a CDS encoding mercuric reductase, with the protein MTPPPVRYDAIVIGSGQAGTPLARALAGAGRRTALIESTHVGGTCVNEGCTPTKTMVASARVAYLARRGADYGVRTGDVSVDMVKVRERKRAIVDKFRGGSERSLAKLERLELVRGEARFTGPHDLDVADGSGGSRSVSSDLVFLNVGARPSKPPLPGLDAVPHLDSTSIMELEAAPEHLLVLGGGYIGIEFGQMFRRFGSRVSIVQRGMHLLAREDADVAEAVEGILREDGIEVLLNTEARGVERGADGAIRLRVRESGIERTLSGSHLLVAAGRAPNTDRLNLKAAGIAHDHRGFIRVNDRLETNVPGVYCLGDAKDGPAFTHISYDDFRVVQTNVLGGGGASIANRIVPYCVFMDPELGRVGLTEAEARRQGHPVRVFTTPMRGAARALEMGETRGLMKAVVDERSQQILGCAILGVTGGEVMTVVQAAIMGRLPYTALRDAAIAHPTMAESLNNLFDQ; encoded by the coding sequence ATGACGCCACCCCCGGTACGCTACGATGCCATCGTGATCGGGTCGGGCCAGGCCGGCACGCCGCTCGCGCGCGCCCTCGCCGGGGCCGGCCGCCGCACGGCGTTGATCGAGAGCACCCACGTCGGCGGAACGTGCGTCAACGAGGGCTGCACGCCCACCAAGACGATGGTGGCGAGCGCGCGCGTCGCATATCTCGCACGCCGCGGCGCGGACTACGGGGTGCGCACCGGTGATGTGTCCGTGGACATGGTCAAGGTGCGCGAGCGCAAGCGCGCGATCGTGGACAAGTTCCGCGGCGGCAGCGAGAGGAGCCTGGCCAAGCTCGAGCGCCTGGAGCTCGTCCGGGGCGAAGCGCGCTTCACCGGTCCACACGACCTCGACGTGGCGGACGGCTCCGGCGGCAGCCGGTCCGTGTCGAGCGACCTGGTCTTCTTGAACGTCGGCGCGCGGCCGTCGAAGCCGCCGCTGCCCGGCTTGGACGCCGTGCCGCACCTCGACTCGACTTCCATCATGGAGCTGGAGGCGGCGCCCGAACACCTGCTGGTCCTCGGCGGCGGGTACATCGGCATCGAGTTCGGCCAGATGTTCCGGCGGTTTGGCAGCCGCGTGTCGATCGTGCAGCGCGGCATGCATCTGCTCGCGCGGGAAGACGCGGACGTCGCGGAGGCGGTGGAAGGCATTCTGCGCGAAGACGGGATCGAGGTGCTGCTGAACACGGAGGCGCGCGGCGTCGAGCGCGGCGCGGACGGCGCGATTCGCCTCCGGGTGCGCGAGAGCGGGATCGAGCGGACGTTGAGCGGCTCGCACCTGCTGGTCGCGGCAGGACGCGCCCCGAACACCGACCGCCTGAACCTCAAGGCCGCCGGCATCGCGCACGATCACCGCGGGTTCATCCGCGTCAACGACCGGCTGGAAACGAACGTACCGGGCGTCTACTGCCTCGGCGACGCCAAGGACGGGCCGGCGTTCACGCATATTTCGTACGACGACTTCCGGGTCGTGCAGACCAACGTCCTCGGCGGCGGCGGCGCGAGCATCGCAAACCGCATCGTGCCGTACTGCGTGTTCATGGACCCGGAGCTCGGCCGCGTCGGGCTCACCGAAGCCGAGGCGCGCCGGCAGGGACACCCGGTGCGGGTGTTCACGACGCCGATGAGGGGCGCGGCGCGCGCGCTCGAGATGGGCGAAACGCGCGGTCTGATGAAGGCCGTGGTCGACGAGCGGTCGCAGCAGATCCTGGGCTGCGCGATCCTCGGCGTGACGGGCGGTGAGGTGATGACGGTCGTCCAAGCGGCCATCATGGGCCGCCTGCCGTACACGGCGCTGCGGGATGCCGCGATCGCGCATCCCACCATGGCGGAATCGCTCAACAATCTCTTCGACCAATAG
- a CDS encoding mandelate racemase/muconate lactonizing enzyme family protein — protein MRVTGGEAACYRIRLREPWQSSSHVISVFELVTARLRTDTGREGVGWAFTVGAGGTAITSFLNDDLLPKAGGLDPALVERAWSTLHGTVRDAAPGGLALLGLSAVDIALWDLKAQAAGEPLYRLLGGARDRAEAYGSGINLNLPVPALLAQFRRWRARGFRAFKMKVGSDDARVDVERVRAVREEIGPDAVLMLDANQKWTAGEAAGRIRAFEPYDPYWIEEPLPAEDVAGHAWLRARVRCPIALGENLFSAAAFNEFLRHGAVDVVQPDVVRVGGITPFLKIAHLAEGYGIPTAPHLVLELSGQLCCAIRHASMIEDLDGGNLLDLEALEDPIHTQDGYFTPPARPGHGVRFNWDALARWRAGRG, from the coding sequence ATGAGGGTTACGGGCGGCGAGGCGGCGTGCTACCGCATCCGCCTGCGGGAGCCCTGGCAGAGCTCGAGCCACGTCATCAGCGTGTTTGAGCTCGTTACCGCGCGCCTGCGGACGGACACGGGGCGCGAGGGGGTGGGATGGGCGTTTACCGTCGGCGCCGGCGGGACGGCCATCACGTCGTTCCTCAATGACGACCTTCTGCCGAAGGCCGGGGGACTGGACCCGGCGCTTGTCGAGCGCGCGTGGAGCACGCTGCACGGCACCGTGCGCGACGCCGCGCCCGGCGGCCTCGCGCTTCTGGGGCTGTCGGCGGTGGATATCGCGCTCTGGGACCTCAAAGCGCAGGCGGCCGGCGAGCCGCTGTACCGCCTGCTGGGCGGCGCGCGCGACCGGGCCGAGGCGTACGGCAGCGGCATCAACCTCAACCTGCCGGTCCCGGCGCTGCTCGCGCAGTTTCGCCGCTGGCGGGCGCGCGGCTTCCGCGCGTTCAAGATGAAGGTCGGCTCCGACGACGCGCGCGTCGACGTCGAGCGCGTACGCGCCGTTCGCGAGGAGATCGGGCCGGACGCGGTGCTGATGCTGGACGCGAACCAGAAGTGGACGGCGGGAGAGGCGGCCGGGCGGATCCGCGCGTTCGAGCCGTACGACCCGTACTGGATCGAGGAGCCCCTGCCGGCGGAGGACGTGGCCGGCCACGCCTGGCTGCGCGCGCGGGTGCGGTGCCCGATCGCGCTCGGCGAGAACCTTTTCTCCGCGGCGGCGTTCAACGAGTTTCTGCGGCACGGCGCCGTCGACGTCGTCCAGCCGGACGTCGTGCGGGTCGGCGGCATCACGCCGTTCCTCAAGATCGCGCACCTCGCCGAGGGCTACGGCATCCCGACCGCGCCGCACCTGGTGCTGGAGCTGTCGGGACAGCTCTGCTGCGCGATCCGCCACGCGTCGATGATCGAGGACCTCGACGGCGGCAACCTGCTTGACCTCGAAGCGCTCGAGGACCCGATTCACACCCAGGACGGGTACTTTACGCCGCCGGCCCGGCCGGGTCACGGGGTGCGGTTCAACTGGGACGCGCTCGCGCGCTGGAGGGCCGGCCGTGGGTGA
- a CDS encoding SDR family NAD(P)-dependent oxidoreductase, with product MGDLSGKTVLVTGAARGIGRAAAVRCAAEGAAVVAADLAPPEETAAAVKAAGGRVLALAVDVADHEAVRAMAVAAMRESSRVDVLVSNAGIGFPDPVLEITEERWDKVLDVNLKGALWCAQALLPPMLARRAGALVFVSSIAGRRLSLINGVHYTCSKYGLIGMTRHLASELAGTGVRVNCVCPGPTETDLLDRYTDEAKRREMVARTPLRRIARPEDIAEIIAFAASDRARHVHGAILDVNGGLY from the coding sequence GTGGGTGACCTTTCCGGGAAGACCGTTCTGGTGACGGGGGCGGCGCGCGGCATCGGCCGCGCGGCGGCGGTGCGGTGCGCCGCGGAAGGCGCCGCGGTCGTCGCGGCCGACCTCGCGCCGCCGGAGGAGACCGCCGCCGCGGTGAAGGCCGCCGGCGGGCGGGTGCTGGCGCTAGCGGTCGATGTCGCGGATCACGAGGCGGTCCGTGCGATGGCCGTCGCCGCGATGCGGGAGTCGTCACGGGTCGACGTCCTCGTCTCGAACGCCGGCATCGGGTTTCCGGACCCGGTGCTCGAGATCACCGAGGAACGTTGGGACAAGGTGCTCGACGTGAACCTGAAAGGCGCGCTCTGGTGCGCGCAGGCGCTGCTGCCGCCGATGCTGGCGCGGCGGGCCGGGGCGCTCGTCTTCGTGTCATCGATCGCGGGCCGGCGCCTGAGCTTGATCAACGGCGTCCACTACACGTGTTCGAAGTACGGCCTGATCGGGATGACGCGCCACCTCGCCTCGGAGCTCGCGGGAACCGGCGTCCGCGTCAACTGCGTCTGTCCGGGTCCGACGGAGACCGATCTCCTTGATCGCTACACGGATGAAGCGAAGCGTCGCGAGATGGTCGCGCGCACGCCGCTGCGGCGGATCGCGCGGCCGGAGGACATCGCGGAGATCATCGCGTTCGCCGCCTCGGACCGCGCCCGTCACGTCCACGGCGCGATCCTGGACGTGAACGGCGGCCTCTACTGA
- a CDS encoding polysaccharide deacetylase, whose protein sequence is MAKHLVCLTFDFDAISIWVRRGQTTPTALSRGEFGVVGAERILDLLRARRIPATWFIPGHTLDTYPDTCRRIHAEGHEIAHHGYLHEPPATLARDDEDRVLVRGLEAIRRITGGAPKGYRSPSWDLSPHTIPLLLAHGFAYDSSMMAHDHLPYRARQGDEVGPDGAVRWGGVTPLIEMPVSWSLDDYPVFERFSGPNGISPGLMPAAGVLDNWVDDFRYMAREAEWGVLTYTFHPQVSGRGHRMLTIERLIDATRDLGATFARMDEAAAEFAARDRGTGAAGARGPAR, encoded by the coding sequence GTGGCGAAGCATCTGGTCTGCCTGACGTTTGATTTCGACGCGATCTCGATCTGGGTCCGGCGCGGTCAGACGACGCCGACGGCGCTGTCGCGCGGCGAGTTTGGCGTCGTCGGCGCCGAGCGCATCCTCGATCTGCTGCGCGCCCGCCGCATTCCGGCGACCTGGTTCATCCCCGGCCACACGCTCGACACCTATCCGGACACCTGCCGGCGCATCCACGCGGAGGGCCACGAGATCGCGCATCATGGCTATCTCCACGAGCCGCCGGCCACGCTCGCCCGCGACGATGAGGACCGCGTGCTCGTCCGCGGCCTCGAGGCGATTCGGCGCATCACCGGCGGCGCGCCGAAAGGCTACCGCTCGCCGTCGTGGGATCTCAGCCCGCACACCATCCCGCTCCTGCTCGCCCACGGCTTCGCCTACGACTCGAGCATGATGGCGCACGACCACCTGCCGTACCGCGCGCGTCAGGGCGACGAGGTCGGGCCGGACGGGGCCGTGCGCTGGGGCGGGGTGACGCCGCTCATCGAGATGCCGGTGTCGTGGTCCCTTGACGACTATCCCGTGTTCGAGCGGTTTTCCGGCCCGAACGGCATTTCGCCCGGGTTGATGCCGGCGGCCGGGGTGCTCGACAACTGGGTCGACGACTTCCGCTACATGGCGCGCGAGGCGGAGTGGGGTGTGCTGACCTACACCTTTCACCCGCAGGTCAGCGGCCGGGGCCACCGGATGCTGACGATCGAACGGCTGATCGACGCCACGCGCGATCTCGGCGCGACGTTCGCACGCATGGACGAAGCCGCGGCCGAATTCGCTGCGCGCGACCGCGGCACCGGCGCCGCTGGGGCCCGGGGGCCGGCGCGATGA